A region of Methanocella sp. DNA encodes the following proteins:
- a CDS encoding M43 family zinc metalloprotease, whose product MLISRLVGLRPDLIIIPVVVHVVYNTQDQYVSRDQVNSQIDALNRDYQKMNTDGIQFAERLCSDFAALAADTRIEFQLAKRGPDCDYIPEGAITWTKTTMSKFSPPDMDALKTDPTLDKVKHSSVAPDGTQNGGHDAWPTDKYLNIWVCNIDDGDWAGYTTFPGWPREVDGVVIHYDYFGTLNKAPPFDKGRTTTHEVGHWLNLHHPWGDDVNYNCLNTDFVLDTPNQKDYNFLCPHSIPNTNTEYYYQTCTASSDPNKRCLGFPHISCKNASPNGDMFINYMDYAQDRCMAMFTAGQARRMEALLNGYRRSIRDSQGYVPPTPNGAADLWIRDSPRDLGSEPDTAAGPMFASDDIFVNPPSGPFIVESGNLIPGETNHIYVNIRNRGCRQSSGGKVILYWAKASTGLGWPAPWDGSVTAPAPMGGKIGEMAIGSVGPSSMKPLRFDWVPPDPADYAAFGADRTHFCLLARIETIRHAPYGMTSPEGPNLWENVRNNNNIAWKNVTIAERLVWGWRGQLLVNSILKYRKPDPEHMPVPEQKPERGLAPIRLTFQSAVKYPLESPYPLPRSVLDLGDVELDLGPSLFSRWQADGMPGRGVEAAGGSRVAIKEPQARIEVKIPHDELYVVEFSVRPGTPKIKGYDAFFFDIVQEERVKRSYRHVGGQRFIIQTLNDGKFIG is encoded by the coding sequence ATGCTGATAAGTCGTCTCGTAGGATTAAGGCCCGACCTCATCATAATACCCGTCGTCGTGCACGTGGTTTACAACACCCAGGACCAGTATGTCAGCCGGGATCAGGTTAACAGCCAGATCGATGCGCTCAACCGCGACTATCAGAAGATGAACACCGACGGCATCCAATTCGCCGAGAGGCTATGCTCCGATTTTGCCGCCCTGGCCGCGGATACCCGCATCGAATTTCAGCTGGCGAAGCGTGGCCCTGACTGCGATTATATACCAGAAGGCGCGATAACATGGACAAAAACAACCATGTCGAAATTCAGTCCACCTGATATGGATGCCTTAAAAACGGACCCGACGCTGGACAAGGTAAAGCATTCGTCTGTCGCCCCGGATGGGACTCAGAATGGCGGGCATGATGCCTGGCCAACGGATAAATACCTCAACATATGGGTATGTAACATTGATGATGGCGATTGGGCGGGCTATACGACCTTTCCCGGCTGGCCCAGGGAAGTGGACGGCGTCGTAATACATTATGATTATTTTGGTACCTTGAATAAGGCTCCCCCGTTTGATAAAGGCCGGACGACGACCCACGAGGTCGGCCACTGGCTCAACCTGCACCACCCGTGGGGCGACGACGTAAATTACAATTGCTTAAATACGGACTTTGTCCTGGATACGCCGAACCAGAAAGACTATAATTTCCTATGCCCCCACTCAATACCTAACACCAACACCGAATACTATTATCAAACATGCACAGCATCGTCGGACCCGAATAAAAGGTGCCTGGGATTTCCCCATATCTCCTGTAAAAATGCCAGTCCAAACGGGGACATGTTCATCAATTATATGGACTACGCCCAGGACCGCTGCATGGCCATGTTCACCGCGGGGCAGGCGCGGCGGATGGAAGCCCTGTTGAACGGCTACCGGCGCTCGATCCGGGATTCCCAGGGCTACGTGCCGCCGACGCCGAACGGCGCCGCAGATCTGTGGATCCGCGATTCACCCCGGGACCTGGGATCCGAGCCGGATACCGCCGCCGGCCCGATGTTCGCCAGCGACGACATATTCGTAAACCCTCCCAGCGGGCCTTTTATCGTCGAGAGCGGGAATCTCATACCGGGCGAGACGAATCACATATATGTCAATATCCGGAACCGCGGCTGCAGGCAATCCAGCGGGGGCAAGGTCATACTCTACTGGGCGAAGGCATCGACCGGACTGGGCTGGCCCGCCCCGTGGGACGGCTCGGTCACGGCGCCCGCACCGATGGGCGGCAAGATCGGAGAAATGGCCATCGGAAGCGTGGGCCCGAGCTCCATGAAGCCGCTGCGCTTCGACTGGGTCCCGCCCGACCCCGCGGATTATGCCGCATTCGGGGCGGACCGGACCCATTTTTGCCTGCTGGCACGGATCGAGACCATCCGCCATGCGCCCTATGGCATGACGTCCCCTGAAGGGCCAAACCTCTGGGAGAACGTGAGGAATAATAACAATATCGCGTGGAAAAACGTCACCATCGCGGAAAGACTGGTCTGGGGCTGGCGCGGACAGCTGCTCGTCAATAGCATCCTCAAATACCGTAAGCCCGACCCCGAACATATGCCGGTTCCTGAACAAAAGCCCGAGAGAGGTCTCGCGCCAATTCGGCTAACGTTCCAATCCGCTGTAAAATATCCCCTTGAAAGCCCGTATCCCTTGCCCAGATCTGTGCTGGACCTGGGTGACGTGGAACTGGACCTGGGCCCCTCCCTGTTTAGCCGGTGGCAGGCCGACGGAATGCCCGGCCGGGGAGTCGAGGCTGCCGGAGGCAGCAGGGTCGCGATAAAAGAGCCTCAGGCCAGAATCGAGGTAAAGATTCCGCATGATGAATTGTACGTCGTCGAATTTTCCGTCAGGCCCGGGACACCTAAAATAAAAGGCTACGACGCCTTCTTCTTTGACATAGTTCAGGAAGAACGTGTTAAAAGATCGTATCGACACGTGGGCGGCCAGAGGTTCATTATCCAGACACTAAACGATGGAAAATTCATTGGATGA